Sequence from the Salinicoccus sp. Bachu38 genome:
CTGCAACAGGGCTACAGCGCCAGTCTGTGCAAGTGCTTCAACGATGAGCACCCCTGGCATCACAGCGTATTCAGGGAAGTGGCCTTGGAAGAATGGTTCATTCCCGGAGACCTGTTTGATGCCTGAACATCTGACACCCGGTTCTATCTCGGTCACCCTGTCAATCAGGAGAAACGGGGGGCGATGCGGAATTACCGCCTTGATCTGGTCGTACGTCAGCATATTATCATTCCTTGGTCATATTTATGATGTGTTCCCATGTTTCTATACGGAATACTTCCATAGGATTGTCCAGAATGCCATACCCTATCATCAGCCCTCCGAAGAAAACGATGATGGCGATATAAATGAAGAGCAGGATTCTGATAATCAGTGGGAACCTGCGGTGGACTAGCTTTTTTGATTGCTCGGCCATAAAACTACCTCTTTATTTCGAAGATGTCACACTATCTTGTGTGGAACGTTCACCTGTTCGTTCGATGTCAGCGCCAAGCTGTTCGAGCTTCTTATGAAAATCGACATATCCACGATCAAGGTGCTTTAATTCAGTAACTACAGTATACCCTTCTGCAACCAAACCTGCAAGAATCAGGGCAGCTGCCGCCCTCAAGTCCGTCGCCTTCACACGACCGCCGGATAACTTCCTGCCGCCTTTGATGAATGCGTGGTTCTCTTCCACTGCGATATCAGCATCCATATTCCGGAACTCGTTGACATGCATGAATCTATTTTCAAAGATGGTCTCGGTGATTACACTTGTACCATTCACTGTAGCAAGCAGTGCCATCATCTGGCTTTGCATGTCAGTCGGGAAACCGGGATGCGGCAATGTCTTGACTCTGATGGGTTTCAGCTGTTCCGCCGGTATGACACGGACGCTGCTTCCTTCCTCTTCGATGCGTACACCCATCTCTTCAAGTTTGGAGATGAGTGCTGTAAGGTGATCGGGAATGACGTTGTTAAGGACAATCTCACTTCTGGTGATGGCGCCGGCTATCATGAAGGTCCCCGCTTCAATCCTATCGGGAATGACGGTATGGTCCACACCTTCCAGAACCTCTACACCTTCAATCGTGATATGGCCAGTGCCCGCGCCTGAAACACGGCCTCCCATGGCATTGATATAATTGGCCAGGTCTTCGATTTCCGGTTCCCTTGCCGCATTCTCCAATTCTGTCACACCTTCGGCCAGGCTTGCAGCCATTACCAGGTTTTGTGTTGCTCCTACGCTCGGAAAGTCGAGGTAAATCTTAGCCCCTTTCAGGCGTCCTTCAACGTTTCCTTCGAAACTGCCATCCACCGTGCGGAAGGTCGCACCCATCTTCTCAAGTCCTTTGATGTGCTGTTCCACCGGTCTGGAACCTATGGCACAGCCACCCGGCATAGCGACATTGCAATACCCATACCGGCCCAGTAGAGGGCCCATGACGAGCATGCTTGCACGCATCTTGCTTACCAGATTGAATGGAGCATCACAGCTCAGTTCTCCAGTCGCATCGATGGTGACCGTCTTGTCCCCCACCTCCACTGAAGCACCCAGGTGATTCAGCAACGCGCTCAATGTGCCTACATCGGAAAGATTGGGTACATTATGTAGCCTTGATACCCCTTTGCCTGCAAGCAGTGATGCAGTCAAGACCGGTAGTACGGCATTTTTGGAACCTTCTA
This genomic interval carries:
- the fabZ gene encoding 3-hydroxyacyl-ACP dehydratase FabZ yields the protein MLTYDQIKAVIPHRPPFLLIDRVTEIEPGVRCSGIKQVSGNEPFFQGHFPEYAVMPGVLIVEALAQTGAVALLQEERFKGKLAFFAGIDKCKFKRQVTPGDTLELTVEITKLRGPIGKGDAIATVNGEIACKCEITFAIQDNKTSDD
- a CDS encoding DNA-directed RNA polymerase subunit beta, translated to MAEQSKKLVHRRFPLIIRILLFIYIAIIVFFGGLMIGYGILDNPMEVFRIETWEHIINMTKE
- the murA gene encoding UDP-N-acetylglucosamine 1-carboxyvinyltransferase — its product is MDSIIVKGGNELSGSVEIEGSKNAVLPVLTASLLAGKGVSRLHNVPNLSDVGTLSALLNHLGASVEVGDKTVTIDATGELSCDAPFNLVSKMRASMLVMGPLLGRYGYCNVAMPGGCAIGSRPVEQHIKGLEKMGATFRTVDGSFEGNVEGRLKGAKIYLDFPSVGATQNLVMAASLAEGVTELENAAREPEIEDLANYINAMGGRVSGAGTGHITIEGVEVLEGVDHTVIPDRIEAGTFMIAGAITRSEIVLNNVIPDHLTALISKLEEMGVRIEEEGSSVRVIPAEQLKPIRVKTLPHPGFPTDMQSQMMALLATVNGTSVITETIFENRFMHVNEFRNMDADIAVEENHAFIKGGRKLSGGRVKATDLRAAAALILAGLVAEGYTVVTELKHLDRGYVDFHKKLEQLGADIERTGERSTQDSVTSSK